CGGGAAATAATCCAGCGTTCTGGGGCGCCTAGCATGAGATTTTCTTCGGCCTGCTCCGGCTTGCCTTGTCTCTCAACCGATATTTCCGAAGATACATTGATCAGGACATAGCGTGCCGCATTCCAAAGTTTATTGCAGAAATTGCGGTAGCCCTCAATTCGGCCCAAATCGAAGCGGATATCCCGGCCTCGGGTAGCCAGAATAGCGAAGGTAAAACGCAGGGCATCGCAGCCAAAAGAGGGAATTCCCTGGGGAAATTCCTTACGCGTCGCTTTTTCTATGCGCTTGGCCATGGCTGGTTGCATTAAACCGCCGGTTCGCTTGGTGACCAAAGTTTCCAGATCGATGCCATCAATGAGGTCCAGAGGATCAAGGACATTGCCCTTGGATTTAGACATCTTCTGGCCCTCGGCATCGCGAACCAGACCATGAATATAGACTTCGTGGAAGGGAACCTCTCCTGTGAATTTCAGGCCCATCATGATCATCCGGGCCACCCAGAAAAAGATAATATCAAATCCGGTGACCAGGACACTGGTAGGGTAGAACGCTCGCAGCAGGGATGTGTCCTCCGGCCATCCCAAGGTAGAAAAAGGCCACAGAGCCGATGAAAACCAGGTATCTAGTACATCCGGGTCTTGTTCTAAAGGGAGATCGGGAGGAAGGTTGTATTTTTGGCGGGCTTGGGTTTCCGTGGGTGCGACATAGATTTTGCCTTCTGGATCGTACCACGCCGGAATCCGGTGTCCCCACCAAATTTGGCGGGAGATACACCAATCTTGAATGTTTCGCATCCACTCAAAATAAATTTTGTTCCAGTTTTCGGGAATAAAGCGGATTTGGCCATTTTCTACTGCTTGAATCGCAGGCTCGGCCAGGGGGGCGGTTTTGACGAACCACTGATCGGTCAAATAAGGCTCGATGACGGTGCGGGAGCGATCGCCCCGGGGTACCATTAACTTATGATCTTCAATTTTCTCTAATAAACCGGCGGCTTCCAGATCGGCTACGACAAGCTTGCGGGCCTCGAAGCGGTCCAAGTTCCGATATCTCTCAGGGACGTTTTCGTTGAGAGAGGCATCCACCGTAAAAATGTTGATGAAGGGCAGCCCATGCCGTTGTCCCACTTCGTAGTCGTTAAAATCATGGGCTGGAGTGATTTTTACACAGCCGCTGCCAAATTCTGGCTCCACGTAATCATCGGCAATCACGGGAATGGTGCGATCTGTCAGAGGCAAAGCAACCGTTTTGCCGATGAGATGCTGATAGCGGGGGTCTTCCGGATGGACCGCCACTGCCGTGTCTCCTAGCATGGTCTCGGGGCGGGTGGTGGCCACTACCAAGTGCCCGCTGCCATCCGACAGAGGATAGCGCATATGCCAAAGGTGGCTATTTTCCTCTTCCGAGATAACCTCCAAATCCGAGATGGCCGTATGGAGTACCGAGTCCCAATTTACCAAGCGCTTGCCGCGATAGAGGAGTCCTTCATCATAGAGGCGCACAAAGACTTCACCTACTGCTTGGGACAAGCCCTCGTCCATGGTAAAGCGTTCCCGACTCCAATCCACGGAGGTTCCCATGCGGCGGAGCTGACGGGTAATGGTGCCACCTGAATGTTCCTTCCACTCCCACACTCTCTGGATAAAAGCCTCTCGTCCTAAATCGTGACGGGTTTTCCCTTCGGCATTTAGTTGATTCTCTACCACCATTTGGGTTGCGATTCCGGCATGGTCGGCACCTACTTGCCATAGGGTATCGTCCCCTCGCATCCGGTGATAGCGGATTAGAGCATCCATAATGGTGCTCTGGAAGGCATGTCCCATATGGAGGTGCCCGGTGACATTGGGGGGCGGGATCATAATGCAGTAGGAGGAGTCTTTCCCCTGGGGAGTAAAATAACCTTTCTGCTCCCAGATCTGGTACCAGTATTGTTCTATCGCTTGCGGGTTATAGTTTTTATCCATGGGGGTCGGCGAATCGTTGTTTATTTATTAGAGAAACGGAAAGGACAGAAATTCTGCCCGTGGTTTAAGTATTATACATTTCATTTATGTTTTTTATCCGCATGACCCAGATCCTTGGTGGGGGCTATTTGGTTTCTGACAAGCTGCTTTAGCTCGGTAATCTCGGGGAATCGACCGGCTTCTTTTCGCGACCAGACAAGCTTACCGTTAGCAAATATATTGAAAACGCCACCGGTTCCAGGGCGCAGCGTTAATTCTGAAATTTCCTGCTCAAAGGTTGTTAATAGTTCTTGCGCTATCCAGGCTGCTCTAAGCAACCAACGGCACTTGGTACAGTATTGGATTTCTATTTTATTAGACATATTCCAGTATATGTTGAGTAACACTGAAAGAATTAGCGTAAGGCCCTGATGGGTATATATCTATGGAAGCGATATTGACCTTATCATACTAGGCCGTACACTTGATTGAGCATTATGATAGTAGCAGCGGTAAACGTTTTTTATCTCCAAATCGCTCCGGAAGGCCGCGTCACAGGATACTCCCATGGTAACAATAAATTACCATTTTTATTCTTAGCAAAATCTGCGTAAACCCCCGCCCACTGGGGCGGGGATATAAGCGGGGGTCGCGCAAGCGAGCCTAGTCGGGTGTTTTCTGTCCATTGACGTATGCCTTGAGCGTTTCAAGGGTGGCGCCTCCCGCGCTGCACGCAAAATACGATCTTGAGCACAGCGCGGCGCTGTGCTCAAGATCGTATTTTGTCGTGAACACGAGATGGACGACAAGCCGGGTAACGCTATATCGGCCGCGTCGATAATTACGCTGCACCCTCACTTGATTTTCCTATTACACTCTCTAATATAGGGGCGTTGTGGTAAGGTATACCGACATGCTAAAAGCCACGAAGATACGTCTCTACCCTACGAGGGAGCAGGCGGAGTTTCTGAACCGCCAGTTCGGTAGCGTGCGGTTTTGCTATAACACCGGCCTTCGCATTATGTCTCACCGCTATAAGCGACACGGCCAATCCTTGAGCGCCAAGTATGACACCAAGAAATTGTTGCCTGTGGCCAAGAAGTCCCGTAAGTATGGATGGTTGAAGGAGGCGGATTCGGTTGCGCTCGCTCAAGCGTGTATCAATCTCGACAAGGCGTTTCAGCGTTTTTTCAAGGAAAAGAAAGGCTATCCCCGGTTCAAGCGCAAGCGTGGCAAGCAGTCGAGCTACCATTGCATGAGCGTGAGCTGCGGTGAAAGCTGGGTCAAGGTGCCGAAGCTCGGCCCCATCAAGGCTAGAGTTCATCGGTCCGTTGAGGGCAAATTGAAAAGCATCACCCTGTCGCGCACCGTTACCGGCAAACACTACGCGTCTCTCCTGTATGAAACCGAGCAACCTGTCCCTGAGCCGATGACGGCTATCGACGCCACCAAGGTGCTCGGCTTGGACATGGGTCTCTCGCACCTGGCGATTGACTCCACTGGACGAAAAGTAGCCAATCCACGCTTTATCAAGCAGGTTCAGAAAAATCTCAAGCGCAAGCAACAGTCGCTGTCACGAAAGCAAAAAGGCAGTTCCAAACGAGCAAAAGCACGCCTACTGGTCGCTAAGGCTCACGAGCGGGTCGCTGATGCCCGCAGTGACTTCCAGCATAAACTGTCCCGGCAGATCGTTGACGACAACCAAGCGGTGATCGTCGAGACGCTGAAAGTCAACAACATGATGAAGAACGCCAAGCTCGCCAAGCATATCGGCGATGCCTCTTGGCACGCCTTGATCGCCAAGCTGGCATACAAGGCCAAGGAGCAGGGCAAACATCTGGTCAAGATCGACCCCTGGTTTGCCAGCTCAAAAACTTGCCATGTATGCCAGCACAAGATGGATGCCATGCCACTAAATATCCGGTCGTGGGCGTGCCCTACCTGCCACACGCGCCATGACCGCGACATCAACGCGGCGCTGAACATCCAACATCAAGGCATTTTGAAGTTGAAGGCGGAAGGGCTGTCCGTCTCTGCCCATCGAGGCTTGCGTAAATCCGGCATGCCGCCGGTGGCTGCCGTTGAAGTGGGAAGCTCCGTCCGATAGGGCGGAGAGCAGTCACTTAATGGTGCGTCACAACCACCGAATTAAAGGGATAGACACTCCCAAGTAAGTTAAATTAAACTGAAGCGGAGTAAAAAGGGGCCGCATTGGAATTAAACCTGGATATTTAATGGCCCTCCAGCGAGAGTGCGAAACGAAGTGGCGCATCGAGCGCGAGGGCCAAGTTGCTTGCGTTTTGCCATGAATTGGCGCTATGAGTTTCTCGTTGCCACAAGCGCGACCTATCCTCGGGAGGAGGAGAAGTGATGGGCGTGGAGGGTGGTACCCAACCGAGGGCCTTGCGCGCTAAGTCGTGGCCAGCCCGAGGCGCCCGTTGAAACGCGAATTTGCTAGGCTGATAAGATTTTGTAGGAACAAAATTGAAATGAGTCATGGCGAAACTCCAAAGAAAGGAATTGTAATGAGAATAATAGTTTGTATAAAAATTGGTATTTTAATGCTGATTTTATCGAGCATGGGATGTGCCACTAGTGGGGGAGAAGAAAATGTTGCTAGCTCCGTGGATAGTGGCTTAGCAGCAGTTGAACAAGCAGCACAGGGGGGAAGACAAGCGATTGAATCAGGAACAACCGCCGCTAAAAATATGGAGACTGGCCAAGCTGATTTAGCGGATATTTTAGTTAACCAATTAGGTGTTTCTAACCAGCAAGCCATGGGAGGTGCTGGCGCAATTTTCCAAGAGGCCAGGACTAACATGAAGCCCCAGGATTTTACAACCCTATCTCAATCCGTGCCAGGAATGAGCGATATGCTAAAAGCGGCACCTAAAGTGTCTGGTTCGGCGCCAGGTATGGCTGGCGGCCTTTCCTCAATGATGGGTGATGCGAACAATGCATTAGGAAGCATGGCTTCCTTAGCCTCCTCATTTCAACAATTGAATCTTTCTCCTGATATGGTCAGCCAATTTGTACCCGTAGTGACGAATTACGTGAGGAATACTGGCGGGCAAGCAGTAGCTAATTTATTGCAGTCAGCCTTAGGTACGCCTTGATTTCGGTAATATCGATTCAAATAAAGCGGAGAGGGAGAAATAGGTTTATCGCTATTTCCCCCTTGCTTTGCCGCGTTGCAGCAAATGTGTGGCAAAACTGTGCCGAAAGGTATGTGCAGAAACTCGCTTGGTAATACCCGCTTGTCGAACCGCAGCCTTGATCGCCTTATTGATCAGCGATTGATCTATAGGATGGCGTCGAGTCAAACCCGACAGAGGATCTACCGATAGCGAACGGGCCGGAAACACATATTGCCAGCCCCATTCCCGTTCGGCATGAGGATATTTTTTTGCCAGCGCATACGGCAAATACACTGCACCGAAGCCGTCGGCCAAATCCTGCTCGTGAATCGCCTTGACCTTTTCTAAAATGATTTTGCAGTAACGGTATCATGGCCGCAGAAAGCGGGGTTACCCTGTCTTTATCGCCCTTACCAGAGCGCACGGTAGTCTGTTTATAATCGTAATCGAGATCCTGCACCCGCAACCGAACGGCCTCGCTAATCCGTAAGCCGCTGCCGTATAACAGTTTCACCACTAACTGCGCCACGCCTTCAACCCGTGGCAATACTTGCCTGATCTCGTCCAACGACAACACTACTGGCACACGCCGACTGGTTTTGGAGCGAATGGCCTCGATACGCTTGGTCAGCGGTATATCCAGAACCTGCTTGTATAAAAACACCAACGCATTCATCGCCTGATTTTGGGTGGCAGACGCTACTTTACGTTCTGTTGCCAGATAGCATAAAAACGCTTCTATCTTGACTTCACTGTTTTCAAACAGCGCAGCTCTTTCGTTGAGCTGGTGAAATTTGACAAACTGCTTAATCCACTCGCAATAAGAGCGCTCGGTGTGCAGTGAATAATGCTTGAGCCGCATGATGCGGCGAACATCTTCCAGCAAGGTTGGCGATTTGGTGCTTGACATCAAATCATTAGTGGCTATAAACAATTAATGGCTATAGTGAGGCGACCTATTATTATATAGGCAAATTTGCCTGAATTGATGGCTAATATCAGGTTATCAAGGCAAATGTACATGATTTGGGTATTATCAGGGCAAAAGTGCCTGAAAAAGCCGGCAATATCAATTTATCAGGCAGATTGGCTTGATAATCAATAGTTAGACTTGCAAGAGAACATCGCGCATCGTGATGTCGTTTTAACAACAGGAGACATGCCATGGTCAAAGTAGCCTTGTTCGTTCGCCTTGAAGCGAAACCCGGAAAAGAGAAAGAGGTTGAGAACTTCCTTGTGAGCGGCCTTCCCATCGTCAATGAGGAGCCTGACACCACTGCGTGGTTTGGCATTCGCCTTGGACCAAGCACTTTCGGAATCTTTGATGCTTTCCCGGATGAAGCGGGTCGGCAGGCCCATCTCTCCGGCAAGGTCGCAGCCGAGTTGATGGCTAAGGCAGGTGAGTTGTTCTCCGAGCCCCCGTCCATCGAAAAGGTTGATGTACTTGCGGCAAAGCTACCTGGCTAGCAAGCCTAACAATTCGTTCAAGCCGACGCCGCTTCGCGGCGCGGCTTAACTCAGGCGTTCGCGCCGCTGCGCGGCGCGAATCGGGGAGTTGACTGCGCCAAACGGCTGCCCGCGCCGCTACGCGTCGCGAACAACCGTTCGACTGGCAGAACCCCCTGCATAATCAGACGCTGTGCGCCTATGTATGCAGGAGAACCCGCCCGTCAACTCCCCGATTATGCGCCCACACGCCCTCTAGCCTAATGTCTTGTGCGACAGAAATATTTGGATTATTACATGATAGTTTTGGCGCTTATTCACGAAAAACAATAGGTGCAAAATGACACGACTATGGCAAGATCTAAGCAGAATATTTCGTGACACGGCAACGAAGAAGATGTCTAACAATATTATTAGCATAATCATTGCCATTGCCCGAGATGAAGTTTCCGAGGATACTCTAAAGAATATTGACGAAAATGTAAAAAGGCTCATTCAGAAACATTATAATGTAGGATTGAGATACTTAGAGGAAATGCATTCGGTTAGTAATACAGAACTACGAAAGAAATTGCTTCACGATGCAAGGCGTTCATTTTCTGAAGCCATAACTGTCGATACTCCACTTCAATCTGCACAAGCCACTAGAATAGTTGCTGTATGCTATGATTTATTGGACGAGAAAGAGACCGCCTTCCTTCGATACGAGGAAGCATTCTTAAAGGCTATTGAATATTATAATAGACTGTTGAAACAGTTTGAGAGTAGTGGGGGGACAAGAGGAATAGACTTGCTACTCGGTTTTTCTCTCGTTGGTCAGCCAATCATGTACACTCGATGGACCTTGAGATATTTTAGGCGCAAAAAGCTAGAAGAAGAGGCTAAAAATATTAGAAGCTTTCTATATGATTTGAAATACTTTTTAGTTGAGAGAGAAATATTTCTTCAAGCTTTATATAGCGATATTGAAAGTATACCTCCCTATTCTTGGTCAGATACAGGATAGAGAGTCGGGTACATGATTGGAAAGTTAAACTGAGCGAGATCCTTCCAGTGCGCATAACCCGCGGCTGCACGCCGACGCAGGGCTTCACCGCCTTGCCTCGTTCGGGCAGCAGCGCTTACTTGCCTCGTCCAATCGTTGCGCCGCCCTGCGCGGGTGAGCCGCAATCTGTTCGCGCCGCTGCGCGGCGCGAATCGGGGAGTTGACTGCGCCAAACGGCTGCCCGCGCCGCTACGCGTCGCGAACAACCGTTCGACTGGCAGAACCTCCTGCATAATCAGATGCCGCACATCCATTATCCAGGAGAACCCGCCCATCAACTCCCCGATTAGCTGCCAGAGAAAGGTCGGAACCAATACGTATTGACGATGTCCATACATCTAGATAGAGTGCTTCTATGGACATGACCTTTGAGCTCAATGGAACCACTTTTGTATGGGACAGTAAGAAAGCCCATTCAAATTTTGCCAAGCATGAGGTCTCGTTTGAAGCAGCAGCTACGGCGTTCTTCGATCCCTTTTTCCGGTTGGAAGACGCCAGCGACAATGATGAAGTACGAGATGCCTTAATCGGGTTTGATGGGTATCATCGGCTACTTTATGTCGTGAACATTCAAATCGAAGAGAGCGGCATTCGTATTATTTCAGCCCGAAAGGCCACTCGCGAGGAGCGGCAAAGATATGATCAATGAACGGATTAAAAAGCGCCTGAAAAAGGACCGCCCTATGACTTCCATTACCCTTCGTGTACCGAAGGATGTGGTTGAAGGGCTCAAGGAAATGGCTCCGGAGCTAGGGTTCGCCGGCTACCAGCCGCTTATCCGAGCCTATATCAGTGAAGGGATGCGCCGAGACGAGAAAAAGCTCTATTTCACACCAGCAAAACGTATGGCTGAAGCTCTAAAAGCTCGCGGTGTTGATCCAGCGCTTGTCGATCAGGTACTTATTGAAGCTAGTGATTCTCAGCAGGCGGTCGATTAAGGAAAGTGGTGCACGCAGTGACAGGAATATGGCTCAACGCATCGTTTCTGTTAGGTTAACCGCGGTGGCAGCTAACAAATCGCTGTAGGCGGCGGGTCAAACGCACCTGAACTCAGGCGTTCGCGCCGCTACGCGTCGCGAACAACCGTTCGACTGGCAGAACCTCCTGCATAATCAGATGCCCCACATCTATTATCCAGGAGAACCCGCCCGTCAACTCCCCGAGTTAGGGCTGTCAAAACTGATCGTAGTGACCTCCGATGGCGAAAATATAGATGTATTTATCATCGAACTTATATACGATGCGGTCTTTTCGACTAAGGCGCCGGGACCAAAGGCCGGAAAGGCTATGTTTCAACTGTTCAGGTTTTCCCATTCCTGTAGTGGGGTCACCGCGCAGCATTTCTTTTAATACGCTACGCAGCGCTTTATGTAGTTTTTTGTCGCGTTCACGAAGGTTCTCGTATGTGGTCCAGGTATTGCCTTCAAAAACCAGTGATCTCATC
This sequence is a window from Nitrosococcus oceani ATCC 19707. Protein-coding genes within it:
- a CDS encoding valine--tRNA ligase, which produces MDKNYNPQAIEQYWYQIWEQKGYFTPQGKDSSYCIMIPPPNVTGHLHMGHAFQSTIMDALIRYHRMRGDDTLWQVGADHAGIATQMVVENQLNAEGKTRHDLGREAFIQRVWEWKEHSGGTITRQLRRMGTSVDWSRERFTMDEGLSQAVGEVFVRLYDEGLLYRGKRLVNWDSVLHTAISDLEVISEEENSHLWHMRYPLSDGSGHLVVATTRPETMLGDTAVAVHPEDPRYQHLIGKTVALPLTDRTIPVIADDYVEPEFGSGCVKITPAHDFNDYEVGQRHGLPFINIFTVDASLNENVPERYRNLDRFEARKLVVADLEAAGLLEKIEDHKLMVPRGDRSRTVIEPYLTDQWFVKTAPLAEPAIQAVENGQIRFIPENWNKIYFEWMRNIQDWCISRQIWWGHRIPAWYDPEGKIYVAPTETQARQKYNLPPDLPLEQDPDVLDTWFSSALWPFSTLGWPEDTSLLRAFYPTSVLVTGFDIIFFWVARMIMMGLKFTGEVPFHEVYIHGLVRDAEGQKMSKSKGNVLDPLDLIDGIDLETLVTKRTGGLMQPAMAKRIEKATRKEFPQGIPSFGCDALRFTFAILATRGRDIRFDLGRIEGYRNFCNKLWNAARYVLINVSSEISVERQGKPEQAEENLMLGAPERWIISRFHSTTQEVIEGIENYRFDRVAQAIYNFTWNEYCDWYLELSKPVLNNPASPEAAKRRTRHTLVHVLEALLRLAHPIIPFITEEIWQQVGPLAGRQGKTIMLQPYPQPEIDKIDEDAVAEIEWVIAFVTGVRSIRSQMNIAPGKPIPLLLQAGKAHDRTRLESNQKFLAALAKLDSIQWLKDETPPPAATALVDELKLLIPLAGLIDKEAELKRLDREMQRMRKDLARVQGKLANSNYVERAPAEIVAKERQRAQEVTAALSTLEQQHAEITDLNP
- a CDS encoding SelT/SelW/SelH family protein, with product MSNKIEIQYCTKCRWLLRAAWIAQELLTTFEQEISELTLRPGTGGVFNIFANGKLVWSRKEAGRFPEITELKQLVRNQIAPTKDLGHADKKHK
- a CDS encoding RNA-guided endonuclease InsQ/TnpB family protein translates to MLKATKIRLYPTREQAEFLNRQFGSVRFCYNTGLRIMSHRYKRHGQSLSAKYDTKKLLPVAKKSRKYGWLKEADSVALAQACINLDKAFQRFFKEKKGYPRFKRKRGKQSSYHCMSVSCGESWVKVPKLGPIKARVHRSVEGKLKSITLSRTVTGKHYASLLYETEQPVPEPMTAIDATKVLGLDMGLSHLAIDSTGRKVANPRFIKQVQKNLKRKQQSLSRKQKGSSKRAKARLLVAKAHERVADARSDFQHKLSRQIVDDNQAVIVETLKVNNMMKNAKLAKHIGDASWHALIAKLAYKAKEQGKHLVKIDPWFASSKTCHVCQHKMDAMPLNIRSWACPTCHTRHDRDINAALNIQHQGILKLKAEGLSVSAHRGLRKSGMPPVAAVEVGSSVR
- a CDS encoding DUF2780 domain-containing protein; this translates as MSHGETPKKGIVMRIIVCIKIGILMLILSSMGCATSGGEENVASSVDSGLAAVEQAAQGGRQAIESGTTAAKNMETGQADLADILVNQLGVSNQQAMGGAGAIFQEARTNMKPQDFTTLSQSVPGMSDMLKAAPKVSGSAPGMAGGLSSMMGDANNALGSMASLASSFQQLNLSPDMVSQFVPVVTNYVRNTGGQAVANLLQSALGTP
- a CDS encoding tyrosine-type recombinase/integrase, which encodes MFPARSLSVDPLSGLTRRHPIDQSLINKAIKAAVRQAGITKRVSAHTFRHSFATHLLQRGKARGK
- a CDS encoding phage integrase N-terminal SAM-like domain-containing protein; protein product: MSSTKSPTLLEDVRRIMRLKHYSLHTERSYCEWIKQFVKFHQLNERAALFENSEVKIEAFLCYLATERKVASATQNQAMNALVFLYKQVLDIPLTKRIEAIRSKTSRRVPVVLSLDEIRQVLPRVEGVAQLVVKLLYGSGLRISEAVRLRVQDLDYDYKQTTVRSGKGDKDRVTPLSAAMIPLLQNHFRKGQGDSRAGFGRRLRCSVFAVCAGKKISSCRTGMGLAICVSGPFAIGRSSVGFDSTPSYRSIADQ
- a CDS encoding putative quinol monooxygenase — translated: MVKVALFVRLEAKPGKEKEVENFLVSGLPIVNEEPDTTAWFGIRLGPSTFGIFDAFPDEAGRQAHLSGKVAAELMAKAGELFSEPPSIEKVDVLAAKLPG
- a CDS encoding BrnT family toxin, with the protein product MDMTFELNGTTFVWDSKKAHSNFAKHEVSFEAAATAFFDPFFRLEDASDNDEVRDALIGFDGYHRLLYVVNIQIEESGIRIISARKATREERQRYDQ
- a CDS encoding Txe/YoeB family addiction module toxin, with the translated sequence MRSLVFEGNTWTTYENLRERDKKLHKALRSVLKEMLRGDPTTGMGKPEQLKHSLSGLWSRRLSRKDRIVYKFDDKYIYIFAIGGHYDQF